In one Apium graveolens cultivar Ventura unplaced genomic scaffold, ASM990537v1 ctg8256, whole genome shotgun sequence genomic region, the following are encoded:
- the LOC141704806 gene encoding uncharacterized protein LOC141704806: protein MGSGTNLDNIIAAAHGFHKTKYNKKFNFDKYWNDLKRHPKWRQPKETNNGSAKRTKFSDFGNYSSLMNETPTDENVVESPVRPKGTKAAKRDGKKSAIKIYTTDENSDMSKEFIEEGSSTTTKRVICKDREAGHERLERDYFAQNPVYPLDTFRRRFRMGRHVFLRIVDALSNFDPYFQQKVDALERKGLSPLQNSPRPYACWHMELERMQLMIMCALPNSNDVQRLIKMGKARGFPGMMGSIDYMHLQWKNCPKAWKGMFMRGHKGVPTILLNVVTSSDLWI, encoded by the exons ATGGGGAGTGGTACAAATTTGGACAACATAATTGCGGCAGCTCATGGTTTCCATAAAACTAAATACAATAAGAAGTTTAATTTTGACAAGTATTGGAATGATCTAAAGAGACATCCTAAATGGAGGCAGCCTAAAGAGACAAATAATGGAAGTGCAAAGAGAACTAAATTTAGTGATTTTGGGAACTACTCATCATTGATGAATGAAACACCAACAGATGAGAATGTTGTTGAATCACCGGTTCGTCCTAAAGGTACAAAAGCAGCTAAAAGGGACGGGAAAAAAAG TGCAATCAAAATATATACTACGGATGAGAACTCTGATATGTCTAAAGAATTTATTGAAGAAGGCTCGTCAACCACGACTAAACGAGTGATATGCAAAGACCGTGAAGCGGGTCATGAACGATTGGAGAGAGATTATTTTGCTCAAAATCCAGTATACCCTCTAGATACATTCCGACGACGGTTTCGAATGGGAAGACACGTGTTCCTTCGAATTGTGGATGCTCTTTCAAATTTTGATCCATATTTTCAGCAGAAGGTTGATGCATTGGAAAGAAAGGGCCTATCACCTTTACAAAATTCACCGCGGCCATACGCATGTTGGCATATGGAATTGGAACGGATGCAGTTGATGATTATGTGTGCATTG CCAAACTCAAATGATGTACAACGTCTCATAAAAATGGGAAAGGCTCGCGGTTTTCCCGGAATGATGGGGAGTATTGACTACATGCATTTGCAGTGGAAAAATTGCCCTAAAGCATGGAAAGGGATGTTCATGAGGGGTCATAAAGGAGTTCCAACAATATTGCTTAATGTTGTTACCTCATCGGACCTATGGATATGA
- the LOC141704807 gene encoding uncharacterized protein LOC141704807 — translation MGYVRETIPRPQGEKRKLFSKYQEGHRKNVEMTFGVLQSQFAIVHDPTQFWDKEDLAKIMRACIILHNMIVEDERDTYATPFGALPSYDDATYDLTPPNLGEESLASNEMYIGRTIQLCNRQKHRQLQFDLPYTRDLEAELHVIKEENARLQHASQLFEEAVAGHLNP, via the exons ATGGGCTACGTTCGTGAAACAATTCCACGCCCACAGGGTGAAAAGAGAAAATTGTTCTCCAAATATCAAGAAGGTCATCGAAAAAACGTAGAAATGACATTTGGCGTGTTGCAATCTCAATTTGCAATTGTACATGATCCAACACAATTTTGGGATAAAGAAGATCTCGCTAAAATAATGAGAGCGTGTATTATACTACATAATATGATCGTTGAGGATGAGAGAGACACATACGCCACTCCCTTTGGCGCTTTACCATCTTACGATGATGCAACATATGACTTAACGCCTCCAAACTTAGGCGAAGAATCTTTAGCCTCTAATGAAATGTATATCGGAAGGACTATCCAACTTTGTAACAGGCAGAAACACCGTCAACTACAATTCGATCTG CCTTATACTCGTGATCTGGAAGCGGAACTGCACGTGATAAAAGAAGAGAATGCACGTCTGCAACATGCTTCG CAATTGTTTGAGGAAGCTGTTGCAGGCCATCTAAATCCATAG
- the LOC141704808 gene encoding uncharacterized protein LOC141704808 → MLAYGIGTDAVDVYVCIGTSTAIECLKKFVTNIILIFESEYLRKPNSNDVQRLIKMGKARGFPGMMGSIDYMHLQWKNCPKAWKGMFMRGHKGVPTILLNVVASSDLWI, encoded by the coding sequence ATGTTGGCATATGGAATTGGAACGGATGCAGTTGATGTTTATGTGTGCATTGGTACGTCCACTGCAATTGAATGCTTGAAAAAATTTGTTAccaatattattttaatttttgagaGTGAATATTTGCGAAAGCCAAACTCAAATGATGTACAACGTCTCATAAAAATGGGAAAGGCTCGCGGTTTTCCCGGAATGATGGGGAGTATTGACTACATGCATTTGCAGTGGAAAAATTGCCCTAAAGCATGGAAAGGGATGTTCATGAGGGGTCATAAAGGAGTTCCAACAATATTGCTTAATGTTGTTGCCTCATCGGACCTATGGATATGA
- the LOC141704809 gene encoding uncharacterized protein LOC141704809 produces the protein MTFGVLQSQFAIVHDPTQFWDKEDLAKIMRACIILHNMIVEDERDTYVTPFGALPSYDDATYGLPPPNLGEESLASNEMYIGRTIQLCNRQKHRQLQFDLVEHITMFHNND, from the coding sequence ATGACATTTGGCGTGTTGCAATCTCAATTTGCAATTGTACATGATCCAACACAATTTTGGGATAAAGAAGATCTCGCTAAAATAATGAGAGCGTGTATTATACTACATAATATGATCGTTGAGGATGAGAGAGACACATACGTCACTCCCTTTGGCGCTTTACCATCTTACGATGATGCAACATATGGCTTACCGCCTCCAAACTTAGGCGAAGAATCTTTAGCCTCTAATGAAATGTATATCGGAAGGACTATCCAACTTTGTAACAGGCAGAAACATCGTCAACTACAATTCGATCTGGTTGAGCATATCACAATGTTCCATAATAATGATTAA
- the LOC141704814 gene encoding auxin efflux carrier component 5-like: MHSCNMLWLHFEMPSIMEECILIVSKAAVGTYMFCLGLFMAINKKIDENWSIGVPITGILWRFIMGPICWGLACLYLGLDGEVLKATIIQATLPPAYLSFYYAQEYRIDIDCISHG; encoded by the exons ATGCACTCCTGCAACATGCTTTG GTTGCATTTTGAGATGCCAAGCATTATGGAGGAATGTATTTTGATTGTGTCGAAAGCAGCTGTGGGCACTTACATGTTCTGCTTGG GTTTATTCATGGCAATTAATAAAAAGATAGATGAAAATTGGTCGATTGGAGTCCCTATTACCGGCATCCTTTGGAGGTTTATCATGGGACCAATTTGTTGGGGCCTTGCCTGTCTTTATTTAGGATTAGATGGTGAAGTGTTAAAGGCAACAATAATCCAG GCGACACTTCCTCCAGCATATTTATCTTTCTATTATGCTCAAGAATATAGAATAGATATCGATTGCATTAGCCATGGGTAA
- the LOC141704810 gene encoding uncharacterized protein LOC141704810, whose product MGSGTNLDNIIAVAHGFHKTKYNKKFNFDKHWNDLKRHPKWRQPKETNNGSAKRTKFSDFGNYSSLMNETPTDENVVESPVRPKGTKAAKREGKKSAIKIYTTDENSDLSKEFIEEGSSTTTKPVICKDREAGHERLERDYFAQNPVYPLDTFRRRFRMGRHVVLRIVDALSNFDPYFQQKVDALERKGLSPLQNSRRPYACWHMELERMQLMIMCALPNSNDVQRLIKMGKARGFPGMMGSIDYMHLQWKNCPKAWKGMFMRGHKGVPTILLNVVASSDLWI is encoded by the exons ATGGGGAGTGGTACAAATTTGGACAACATAATTGCGGTAGCTCATGGTTTCCATAAAACTAAATACAATAAGAAGTTTAATTTTGACAAGCATTGGAATGATCTAAAGAGACATCCTAAATGGAGACAGCCTAAAGAGACAAATAATGGAAGTGCAAAGAGAACTAAATTTAGTGATTTTGGGAACTACTCATCATTGATGAATGAAACACCAACAGATGAGAATGTTGTTGAATCACCGGTTCGTCCTAAAGGTACAAAAGCAGCTAAGAGGGAGGGGAAAAAAAG TGCAATCAAAATATATACTACGGATGAGAACTCTGATTTGTCTAAAGAATTTATTGAAGAAGGCTCGTCAACCACGACTAAACCAGTGATATGCAAAGACCGTGAAGCGGGTCATGAACGATTGGAGAGAGATTATTTTGCTCAAAATCCAGTATACCCTCTAGATACATTCCGACGACGGTTTCGAATGGGAAGACACGTGGTCCTTCGAATTGTGGATGCTCTTTCAAATTTTGATCCATATTTTCAGCAGAAGGTTGATGCATTGGAAAGAAAGGGCCTATCACCTTTACAAAATTCACGGCGGCCATACGCATGTTGGCATATGGAATTGGAACGGATGCAGTTGATGATTATGTGTGCATTG CCAAACTCAAATGATGTACAACGTCTCATAAAAATGGGAAAGGCTCGCGGTTTTCCCGGAATGATGGGGAGTATTGACTACATGCATTTGCAGTGGAAAAATTGCCCTAAAGCATGGAAAGGGATGTTCATGAGGGGTCATAAAGGAGTTCCAACAATATTGCTTAATGTTGTTGCCTCATCGGACCTATGGATATGA
- the LOC141704811 gene encoding uncharacterized protein LOC141704811 encodes MGYVRETIPRPQGEKIKLFSKYQEGHRKNVEMTFGVLQSQFAIVHDPTQFWDKEDLAKIMRACIILHNMIVEDERDTYATPFGALLSYDDATYGLPPPNLGEESLASNEMYIGRTIQLCDRQKHRQLQFDLVEHITMFHNND; translated from the coding sequence ATGGGCTACGTTCGTGAAACAATTCCACGTCCACAGGGTGAAAAGATAAAATTGTTCTCCAAATATCAAGAAGGTCATCGAAAAAACGTAGAAATGACATTTGGCGTGTTGCAATCTCAATTTGCAATTGTACATGATCCAACACAATTTTGGGATAAAGAAGATCTCGCTAAAATAATGAGAGCGTGTATTATACTACATAATATGATCGTTGAGGATGAGAGAGACACATACGCCACTCCCTTTGGCGCTTTACTATCTTACGATGATGCAACATATGGCTTACCGCCTCCAAACTTAGGCGAAGAATCTTTAGCCTCTAATGAAATGTATATCGGAAGGACTATCCAACTTTGTGACAGGCAGAAACATCGTCAACTACAATTCGATCTGGTTGAGCATATCACAATGTTCCATAATAATGATTAA